A window of the Candidatus Saccharibacteria bacterium oral taxon 488 genome harbors these coding sequences:
- the pheT gene encoding phenylalanine--tRNA ligase subunit beta, producing MKVSLNLIKQLINFELPTVDELVARVNQQLGGVEAVIDLKAKYGGARIVRVVECVKHPDADRLSVTKIDDGGVVADVPRDDNGLVQVVCGAPNVHADMWAIWLPPKSTVPVSFDDDEPFVLDARPLRGVLSQGMLAAADELDIGTDHEGIIEIHEHDVPAGVELRAGASFAKMFGLDDYVLDIENKMFTHRPDCFGQLGVAREIAGIFHQQFTSPEWYNVIQEFAGGDGLELEIFNEATEVVPVFSAVAIKNVEVHPSPLWLQCQLVAMGGKPINNIVDATNYMMLLTAQPTHAYDYDKLRGRTLGARLARDGEKVSLLNGKDYELTNDDIVIADGEGVIGLAGIMGGADTEVSNGTKNIILECVNFDMYALRRTAMRHGIFTDALTRFNKGQSPAQTDPVLKQLMGMVGGVQASPVLFKNHQSLRSVLADGTHWCGGLLVPSGFVEERLGVNFADGEMNTLLGNVEFFVDEGREYGEDGMMVYSPFWRTDIELPEDIVEEVGRLYGFDKLPRQLPRRSIKPAPKNLRRELKNAVRHSLSRAGANEVLTYSFVHERILKNAEQDVAQAYKLSNALSPDLQYYRLTVLPSLLDKVHANIKAGHDEFALFEMGKGHVKMHGLGEDGLPEASQFTDIVYAAKKPGAGAPFYTIRRSVEQLARDLGAELVFKPIEQELTLPAAAPFDQSRSALVETTDGQFIGMVGELKQSVIKNFKLPAYVAAASLDTAGLEAVYAKRDSHYQPLSRYPSTTRDISLKVPSAVRYQQLLRTLDEVVQDVDMAVRLELLTIYQPEDDAAQKTITWRLAFTSHERTLVDKDITPVIQRIEQIAKDRWGAEIV from the coding sequence ATGAAAGTCAGCCTAAATCTTATCAAACAATTGATTAATTTTGAATTGCCTACCGTAGATGAGCTGGTGGCGCGAGTCAATCAGCAACTTGGCGGTGTCGAAGCAGTGATCGACCTGAAAGCCAAATATGGCGGCGCGCGAATCGTTCGGGTGGTTGAATGTGTTAAGCATCCTGATGCTGATCGGCTGAGTGTGACCAAGATTGATGATGGTGGTGTGGTGGCGGACGTGCCGCGCGATGACAATGGCTTGGTGCAAGTGGTCTGCGGTGCGCCAAATGTTCACGCCGACATGTGGGCGATTTGGTTGCCGCCAAAAAGCACGGTGCCAGTAAGCTTTGATGACGACGAGCCATTTGTGCTGGACGCGCGGCCACTGCGCGGCGTGCTCAGCCAAGGTATGTTGGCGGCGGCTGATGAACTGGATATCGGCACGGATCACGAGGGGATTATTGAGATTCACGAACACGACGTACCGGCAGGAGTTGAACTGCGGGCGGGTGCGAGTTTTGCTAAAATGTTTGGGCTGGACGACTACGTGCTGGACATTGAGAATAAGATGTTTACTCACCGGCCGGATTGCTTTGGACAACTCGGCGTGGCGCGCGAGATTGCAGGGATTTTTCATCAGCAGTTTACTAGTCCTGAGTGGTATAACGTGATTCAAGAATTTGCCGGCGGCGACGGTCTCGAGCTTGAAATATTCAATGAGGCGACTGAAGTAGTGCCGGTGTTTTCAGCGGTAGCCATCAAAAATGTTGAAGTACACCCAAGCCCGCTATGGTTGCAATGTCAGCTGGTGGCGATGGGCGGCAAACCAATTAACAACATCGTCGATGCCACGAATTACATGATGCTACTGACGGCACAGCCAACGCATGCCTATGACTATGACAAATTGCGTGGGCGTACGCTCGGGGCGCGGCTGGCTCGTGACGGCGAGAAGGTCAGCCTGCTCAACGGTAAGGACTACGAGTTGACGAATGACGACATCGTCATCGCTGATGGCGAGGGTGTGATAGGTCTCGCGGGAATTATGGGCGGTGCTGACACTGAAGTCTCAAATGGCACGAAAAACATCATCCTCGAATGTGTTAATTTTGACATGTATGCGCTGCGCCGCACAGCCATGCGCCATGGTATTTTCACCGATGCGCTAACGCGGTTTAATAAGGGTCAGTCACCGGCACAAACCGACCCCGTCCTCAAACAATTGATGGGTATGGTGGGTGGTGTCCAGGCCAGTCCCGTGCTGTTTAAGAATCATCAGTCTCTGCGGTCTGTATTGGCTGATGGTACGCACTGGTGCGGTGGGTTGTTGGTGCCGAGTGGATTTGTTGAAGAGCGGCTCGGCGTAAATTTTGCTGATGGTGAAATGAATACGCTACTAGGAAACGTTGAGTTTTTCGTTGATGAAGGGCGCGAGTATGGCGAGGACGGCATGATGGTCTACAGCCCGTTTTGGCGTACCGATATTGAGCTACCTGAGGATATCGTTGAGGAGGTTGGGCGGCTGTATGGCTTCGATAAATTACCGCGTCAATTACCGCGTCGCAGTATTAAACCCGCGCCGAAAAACCTGCGTCGTGAGTTGAAAAACGCCGTTCGTCACAGTCTGTCGCGTGCCGGTGCCAACGAAGTCTTGACCTACAGTTTCGTTCATGAACGCATCCTAAAAAATGCCGAGCAGGACGTTGCTCAGGCATACAAATTATCAAACGCCCTTAGCCCTGATTTACAATATTACCGCTTGACAGTGCTGCCGAGTTTGCTCGACAAGGTCCACGCCAACATCAAGGCTGGACATGATGAATTTGCCTTGTTTGAGATGGGTAAAGGGCATGTCAAAATGCATGGCCTGGGTGAAGATGGTTTGCCAGAAGCCAGCCAGTTCACCGACATCGTCTACGCCGCCAAAAAACCGGGAGCGGGCGCACCATTTTACACGATTCGTCGCTCGGTTGAGCAGCTGGCGCGTGATCTTGGTGCCGAGTTGGTATTCAAGCCAATTGAACAAGAACTTACGCTTCCAGCCGCGGCACCGTTTGACCAATCGCGTAGTGCACTGGTCGAGACGACAGACGGGCAGTTTATCGGCATGGTCGGTGAACTGAAGCAGTCGGTCATCAAGAATTTCAAATTACCGGCGTACGTGGCAGCGGCGAGCTTGGATACGGCTGGCTTGGAGGCTGTCTATGCCAAGCGTGACAGTCATTATCAGCCACTCAGCCGCTATCCTTCAACGACGCGCGATATCTCGCTCAAAGTGCCATCCGCTGTCAGGTATCAGCAGCTACTACGGACGCTGGATGAGGTTGTGCAGGACGTTGATATGGCGGTGCGACTTGAGCTACTCACTATTTACCAGCCTGAGGATGATGCAGCGCAGAAAACAATAACATGGCGGCTGGCGTTTACCTCGCATGAGCGGACGTTAGTGGACAAGGACATCACGCCAGTGATACAGCGAATCGAACAGATAGCCAAAGATAGATGGGGCGCTGAAATAGTCTGA
- a CDS encoding HIT family protein, whose amino-acid sequence MNHTIFDDIVSGTVKSWKIWEDEQFLAFLTPFPNTPGVTVVIPKRNPGDYIFAIDETLYLEFMRAVRQVARLLERAFDTPRVALVFEGTGVAHVHAKLYPLHGDLAGRTDVWAENAEFHENYRGWLTTTEGPRMDEAELDRIQAQIIAARE is encoded by the coding sequence ATGAACCATACAATTTTCGACGACATTGTATCAGGCACCGTAAAATCATGGAAGATTTGGGAGGACGAGCAGTTCCTGGCGTTTCTCACGCCGTTTCCAAATACCCCAGGGGTGACAGTGGTTATTCCAAAGCGCAACCCGGGCGATTATATTTTTGCGATTGACGAGACGCTATATCTCGAGTTTATGCGAGCAGTGCGCCAGGTGGCGCGGCTGCTGGAGCGCGCGTTTGATACACCGCGGGTAGCGCTGGTGTTCGAGGGAACGGGTGTAGCACATGTGCACGCCAAGCTGTATCCGCTGCACGGCGACTTGGCAGGACGGACTGACGTCTGGGCGGAGAATGCAGAGTTTCATGAGAATTATCGCGGTTGGCTGACAACGACCGAGGGGCCGAGGATGGACGAGGCCGAACTAGACCGTATTCAGGCACAGATTATTGCTGCTCGGGAGTAA
- the cyaB gene encoding class IV adenylate cyclase: MDIPLEIERKRQLTGDVEELIKRLQDLGFELQSNLHEIDTYYSRPDVDFMQTVECLRIRQRDGFAEVTYKPATTSATHTKNNVIIKPETNLPIQPGDAATAKQLLANLGMVQLVEVNKYRRSFQSSDFPQATVAIDEIKNTGTFVEVEVLSDDETSALAMISDIETKLGLESAEVVTRPYRDICMG, from the coding sequence ATGGATATACCATTAGAAATCGAACGCAAACGCCAATTAACCGGTGACGTAGAAGAATTAATTAAGCGATTACAAGATCTCGGTTTTGAGCTGCAGAGTAATCTCCACGAGATTGATACGTATTATTCTCGTCCTGATGTTGACTTTATGCAGACAGTTGAATGCTTGCGGATTCGCCAGCGCGATGGTTTTGCTGAGGTGACATATAAGCCAGCGACGACCTCTGCGACACATACGAAAAACAATGTGATCATTAAGCCCGAGACAAACCTGCCAATTCAACCTGGGGACGCGGCGACCGCCAAGCAGCTACTGGCAAATCTCGGCATGGTGCAGCTCGTTGAAGTTAACAAATACCGACGATCGTTCCAGTCTTCTGATTTTCCACAGGCAACGGTAGCCATCGACGAAATCAAAAACACTGGGACGTTCGTGGAAGTTGAGGTTTTGTCAGATGATGAGACTAGTGCGCTGGCGATGATTAGTGACATTGAAACCAAGCTCGGCCTTGAGTCGGCAGAAGTTGTTACGCGGCCTTATCGGGATATTTGTATGGGATAA